From Agromyces sp. SYSU T00194, a single genomic window includes:
- a CDS encoding acyl-CoA dehydrogenase family protein, producing the protein MPEPHPGVPWNVNEEVHVSATRATTARPAGEHGSRAVGEQESRAVAEAAREQEWQKPSFAKNLYLGDFDLTLIHPHPRPSQEQAERGAAFLADLEAFLAGVDVSKIERDARIPDEVVRGLAAIGAFGMKIPVEYGGLGLGQYAYNRALTMVGSVNGSIGALLSAHQSIGVPEPLKLAGTDEQRRRWLPRCAAGAISAFLLTEPEVGSDPARLRATAVPSEDGSEYVLDGVKLWTTNGVVAELLVVMARVPKSEGHRGGISAFVVEADAPGITVHRRNAFMGLRGIENGLTALRGVRVPADHLIGREGDGLKIALTTLNAGRLAIPAICAGAGKWSLKIAREWSRARVQWGRPVGEHAAVAHKIAFIAATTFALEAVVDLSGLLADEDRKDIRIEAALAKLWASEMGWRIADELVQIRGGRGFETADSLRARGERAVPTEQQLRDLRINRIFEGSTEIMHLLIAREAVDAHLRAAGDLIEPHLDLTRRLKAAASAGGFYAKWLPQLVAGAGDLPTSYDEFGALAPHLRYVERTSRKLARATFYGMARWQGALERKQGFLARVVDIGAELFAASAACVRAAMIAEETPERRRSAFQLADTFARQSRHRTERMLDELWQNTDASDERLSEHVLAGDYAWLEEGILDPSAGTGPWLTEAIPADATEDLHRTIPTDG; encoded by the coding sequence ATGCCGGAGCCGCACCCGGGCGTACCGTGGAACGTGAACGAGGAGGTTCACGTGAGTGCCACTCGAGCAACCACGGCCCGGCCCGCAGGCGAGCACGGCTCCCGCGCGGTCGGCGAGCAGGAGTCGCGCGCGGTCGCGGAGGCCGCCCGCGAGCAGGAGTGGCAGAAGCCCAGCTTCGCCAAGAACCTGTACCTGGGCGACTTCGACCTGACGCTGATCCATCCGCACCCCCGACCGTCGCAGGAGCAGGCCGAGCGCGGTGCCGCGTTCCTCGCCGATCTCGAGGCGTTCCTCGCCGGCGTCGACGTGTCCAAGATCGAGCGCGACGCCCGCATCCCCGACGAGGTCGTGCGCGGGCTCGCAGCGATCGGCGCGTTCGGCATGAAGATCCCGGTCGAGTACGGCGGGCTGGGCCTCGGGCAGTACGCCTACAACCGGGCGCTGACGATGGTCGGCTCCGTGAACGGGAGCATCGGCGCGCTGCTGTCGGCCCACCAGTCGATCGGCGTGCCCGAGCCGCTGAAGCTCGCCGGCACCGACGAGCAGCGGCGGCGCTGGCTGCCGCGCTGCGCGGCCGGTGCGATCAGTGCGTTCCTGCTGACCGAGCCCGAGGTGGGCTCCGACCCCGCGCGCCTGCGGGCGACCGCCGTGCCGAGCGAGGACGGCTCGGAGTACGTGCTCGACGGCGTGAAGCTCTGGACCACCAACGGCGTCGTCGCCGAGCTGCTCGTCGTGATGGCGCGCGTGCCGAAGTCGGAGGGACACCGCGGCGGCATCAGCGCCTTCGTCGTCGAGGCGGATGCCCCGGGCATCACCGTGCACCGACGCAACGCCTTCATGGGCCTGCGCGGCATCGAGAACGGCCTGACCGCGCTGCGGGGCGTGCGCGTGCCCGCCGACCACCTCATCGGCCGCGAGGGCGACGGGCTGAAGATCGCACTGACCACGCTGAACGCCGGGCGCCTCGCGATTCCCGCGATCTGCGCGGGGGCCGGCAAGTGGAGCCTCAAGATCGCCCGCGAGTGGTCCCGGGCGCGCGTGCAGTGGGGCCGCCCGGTGGGCGAGCACGCCGCCGTGGCGCACAAGATCGCGTTCATCGCGGCGACGACGTTCGCGCTCGAGGCGGTGGTCGACCTGTCGGGCCTGCTCGCCGACGAGGATCGCAAGGACATCCGCATCGAGGCGGCGCTCGCGAAGCTCTGGGCGTCGGAGATGGGCTGGCGCATCGCCGACGAGCTCGTGCAGATCCGCGGCGGGCGCGGCTTCGAGACCGCCGACTCGCTGCGGGCCCGCGGCGAGCGCGCGGTGCCCACCGAGCAGCAGCTGCGCGACCTGCGCATCAACCGCATCTTCGAGGGCTCGACCGAGATCATGCACCTGCTGATCGCGCGCGAGGCGGTCGACGCGCACCTGCGCGCCGCGGGCGACCTCATCGAACCGCACCTCGACCTGACGCGCCGTCTGAAGGCGGCCGCGTCGGCCGGCGGGTTCTACGCGAAGTGGCTGCCGCAGCTCGTCGCCGGCGCGGGCGACCTGCCGACCTCGTACGACGAGTTCGGCGCGCTCGCCCCGCACCTGCGCTACGTCGAGCGCACCAGCCGCAAGCTCGCGCGCGCGACGTTCTACGGCATGGCCCGCTGGCAGGGCGCGCTCGAGCGCAAGCAGGGCTTCCTCGCCCGCGTCGTCGACATCGGCGCGGAGCTGTTCGCCGCGTCGGCCGCCTGCGTGCGCGCGGCGATGATCGCCGAGGAGACCCCGGAGCGCCGTCGGTCGGCGTTCCAGCTCGCCGACACGTTCGCCCGTCAGTCGCGGCACCGCACCGAGCGCATGCTCGACGAGCTCTGGCAGAACACGGATGCCTCCGACGAACGCCTCTCCGAGCACGTGCTCGCCGGCGACTACGCCTGGCTCGAGGAGGGCATCCTCGACCCGAGCGCCGGCACGGGCCCGTGGCTCACCGAGGCGATCCCGGCCGACGCGACCGAGGACCTGCACCGCACGATCCCGACCGACGGCTGA
- a CDS encoding sigma-70 family RNA polymerase sigma factor — translation MNEFAELWSAHRVVVRDVAYRVLGSVADAEDVTQETYVRLLARIDDPDAAPLDAPRAWLVTVASRLAIDRLRAHEHARRAYVGPWLPEPVVTDERTLPEDRVTLDDSVRMALLVVLEQLSPAERTAFLLHDVFDLGFDRIAEVLGVSPAAARQSASRARKRIAAEGDARFPVDPVTARRLTERFAAAASDGDLDGLAAVLAADATGHFDSGGYFPGAPEGTLHGADPVARQLLAGVGGLGLVFEVAEVNGEPGVVVRRHGRAVTVIALEFAGEAITAIHGIGNPAKLAHVR, via the coding sequence ATGAACGAATTCGCCGAGCTGTGGAGCGCGCACCGTGTCGTCGTGCGCGACGTCGCCTACCGGGTGCTGGGGTCGGTGGCCGATGCCGAGGACGTCACCCAGGAGACCTACGTGCGCCTGCTCGCCCGCATCGACGACCCCGACGCGGCCCCGCTCGACGCGCCGCGCGCGTGGCTCGTGACGGTCGCGTCGCGCCTGGCGATCGACCGGCTGCGCGCGCACGAGCACGCGCGGCGCGCCTACGTCGGCCCCTGGCTGCCCGAACCCGTCGTCACCGACGAGCGCACGCTGCCCGAGGACCGCGTCACCCTCGACGACTCGGTGCGCATGGCGCTGCTCGTCGTACTCGAGCAGCTCTCGCCCGCCGAACGCACCGCGTTCCTGTTGCACGACGTCTTCGACCTCGGGTTCGATCGCATCGCCGAGGTGCTGGGCGTGAGCCCGGCGGCCGCCCGGCAGTCGGCGTCGCGGGCGCGGAAGCGCATCGCCGCGGAGGGCGACGCGCGCTTCCCGGTCGACCCCGTGACCGCCAGGCGATTGACGGAGCGGTTCGCCGCAGCGGCATCCGACGGCGACCTCGACGGCCTGGCCGCGGTGCTCGCCGCCGATGCGACCGGCCACTTCGACTCGGGCGGGTACTTCCCGGGTGCCCCGGAGGGCACGCTGCACGGCGCCGACCCGGTCGCACGGCAACTGCTCGCCGGCGTCGGCGGGCTGGGGCTCGTATTCGAGGTCGCCGAGGTGAACGGCGAGCCCGGCGTCGTCGTGCGCCGACACGGCCGCGCGGTCACGGTGATCGCGCTCGAGTTCGCGGGCGAGGCCATCACGGCGATCCACGGCATCGGCAACCCGGCGAAGCTCGCGCACGTGCGCTGA
- a CDS encoding metallopeptidase family protein — protein MVAISDDDFERLIGEVFDALPDDMVRGLANVAITFEDQPLAQRPRLFGQYRGHPLTTRGVYGLGELPDRITLYRNNLAEHSDDLDALRLRVRVTLVHEIGHYFGLDDARLRELGWA, from the coding sequence ATGGTCGCGATCTCCGACGACGACTTCGAGCGCCTGATCGGCGAGGTGTTCGACGCGCTGCCCGACGACATGGTGCGCGGGCTCGCCAACGTCGCGATCACGTTCGAGGACCAGCCGCTCGCGCAGCGACCCCGCCTGTTCGGACAGTACCGCGGGCATCCGCTCACGACCCGGGGCGTCTACGGGCTCGGCGAGCTGCCCGACCGCATCACGCTGTACCGCAACAACCTGGCCGAGCACAGCGACGACCTCGACGCCCTGCGGCTCCGGGTGCGCGTGACGCTCGTGCACGAGATCGGGCACTACTTCGGGCTCGACGACGCCCGGCTCCGCGAGCTCGGCTGGGCGTAG
- a CDS encoding TetR/AcrR family transcriptional regulator has translation MASDIDPATVGYARGRATKDTIVARAAESFAQRGFHGTTLRGIAREAGIDHSTLVHHFGDKTGLLLAVLDWYDRMHLSEEQPDATQLPETVPMTQLVDGLVATARRNRDAPGLVRLLSTLSAEAGEPDHPARPFLQQRQHRLRDILATAIRAQRAAGAAADDGTTPEDAAALVVAAWEGMQVYDALHPGELDVPALLERELRRVLGVA, from the coding sequence GTGGCATCCGACATCGACCCCGCAACGGTCGGCTACGCGCGCGGCCGGGCGACCAAGGACACGATCGTCGCGCGCGCCGCCGAGAGCTTCGCGCAGCGCGGGTTCCACGGCACGACGCTGCGCGGCATCGCCCGCGAGGCCGGCATCGACCACTCCACGCTCGTGCACCACTTCGGCGACAAGACCGGCCTGCTGCTCGCCGTGCTCGACTGGTACGACCGGATGCACCTGAGCGAGGAACAGCCGGATGCGACGCAGTTGCCCGAGACGGTGCCCATGACGCAGCTCGTCGACGGCCTCGTCGCGACCGCGCGTCGCAACCGGGACGCCCCGGGACTCGTGCGGCTGCTCTCGACGCTCTCCGCCGAGGCGGGCGAGCCCGACCATCCGGCCCGGCCGTTCCTGCAGCAGCGTCAGCACCGGCTGCGCGACATCCTCGCGACGGCGATCCGCGCGCAGCGCGCGGCCGGCGCGGCAGCCGACGACGGCACGACGCCCGAGGACGCGGCCGCCCTGGTCGTCGCCGCGTGGGAGGGGATGCAGGTCTACGACGCGCTCCATCCGGGCGAGCTCGACGTGCCCGCGCTCCTCGAGCGCGAGCTGCGGCGCGTGCTCGGGGTCGCGTAG
- a CDS encoding Fe-S protein yields MEILRGIVVLIHLVGFATLFGAWVVEAFGKRGVSRVMNWGLAIAAVAGLALAAPWGIEWELNYTKLAVKLVILVVIGALIGIGAGRQRKSGSVPPAIFWSIGVLTLANAGIAVLWR; encoded by the coding sequence ATGGAGATCCTGCGCGGCATCGTCGTCCTCATCCACCTCGTCGGGTTCGCCACCCTCTTCGGCGCCTGGGTCGTCGAGGCGTTCGGCAAGCGGGGCGTCTCGCGCGTCATGAACTGGGGCCTCGCGATCGCCGCGGTCGCCGGTCTCGCGCTGGCCGCGCCGTGGGGCATCGAGTGGGAGCTGAACTACACCAAGCTCGCCGTGAAGCTCGTGATCCTGGTGGTCATCGGCGCCCTCATCGGCATCGGGGCCGGCCGCCAGCGCAAGTCGGGCTCGGTGCCGCCGGCGATCTTCTGGTCGATCGGCGTGCTCACGCTCGCCAACGCCGGCATCGCCGTGCTCTGGCGCTGA
- a CDS encoding nitroreductase family deazaflavin-dependent oxidoreductase has product MDATAPIASALAGRRFVPLWALIRHRGRRSGTDYATPIAVVPTRDRSIVMIGLPWGARTNWARNVLAAGGATLRWKGREVELHAPRVVEGADASPLARWPFRPVLARFPAALVLDRVA; this is encoded by the coding sequence GTGGACGCGACCGCGCCGATCGCGAGCGCGCTCGCGGGCCGGCGCTTCGTGCCGCTCTGGGCGCTGATCCGCCACCGCGGGCGCCGCAGCGGCACCGACTACGCGACGCCGATCGCGGTCGTGCCGACCCGCGACCGGTCGATCGTCATGATCGGGCTGCCCTGGGGCGCGCGCACGAACTGGGCGCGCAACGTGCTGGCCGCCGGCGGCGCGACGCTGCGCTGGAAGGGCCGCGAGGTCGAGCTGCACGCCCCGCGGGTCGTCGAGGGCGCGGATGCCTCGCCGCTGGCGCGCTGGCCCTTCCGCCCGGTGCTCGCGCGGTTCCCGGCCGCGCTCGTGCTCGACCGCGTCGCCTGA